Proteins found in one Pseudomonas marvdashtae genomic segment:
- a CDS encoding NAD-dependent epimerase/dehydratase family protein — protein sequence MAEGPVLITGGAGFIGSHLTDALLAKGHSVRILDDLSTGKRGNLPLDNPALELIEGDVADAALVARAMLGCSAVAHLAAVASVQASVDDPVRTHQSNFIGTLNVCEAMRQAGVKRVLFASSAAVYGNNGEGQSIDEDTPKAPLTPYASDKLASEFYLDFYRRQHDLEPVVFRFFNIYGPRQDPSSPYSGVISIFSERAQKGLPISVFGDGEQTRDFVYVEDLVDVLVQAIEKTEVDAGAVNVGWNQATNLKQMLQALAEVVGDLPTISYGPARSGDIRHSRADNRRLLERFQLPAQTPMSVGLARLLGR from the coding sequence ATGGCTGAAGGCCCTGTTTTAATCACCGGCGGCGCGGGTTTCATTGGTTCGCACCTGACCGACGCCTTACTCGCCAAGGGGCATTCGGTGCGCATCCTTGACGACTTGTCCACCGGCAAGCGCGGCAATCTGCCGCTGGACAACCCCGCGCTCGAATTGATCGAGGGCGATGTCGCCGATGCCGCGCTGGTCGCCCGGGCCATGCTCGGTTGCAGCGCCGTGGCGCACTTGGCGGCCGTGGCTTCGGTGCAAGCTTCGGTGGATGACCCGGTGCGCACGCACCAGAGCAATTTCATCGGCACCCTCAATGTTTGCGAGGCCATGCGCCAGGCCGGCGTGAAGCGTGTGTTGTTCGCCTCCAGTGCGGCGGTCTATGGCAACAACGGCGAAGGTCAGTCCATCGACGAGGACACGCCCAAGGCTCCGCTGACGCCCTATGCCTCGGACAAACTGGCCAGCGAGTTCTACCTCGATTTCTACCGTCGCCAGCATGACCTGGAGCCGGTGGTGTTCCGCTTCTTCAACATTTATGGTCCGCGCCAGGATCCGTCTTCGCCCTATTCCGGGGTGATCAGTATCTTCAGCGAACGGGCACAGAAAGGCTTGCCGATCAGCGTATTCGGCGATGGCGAGCAGACCCGCGATTTCGTCTATGTCGAAGACCTGGTGGACGTGCTGGTGCAGGCCATTGAAAAAACTGAAGTGGACGCAGGCGCGGTGAATGTCGGCTGGAACCAGGCCACCAATCTCAAGCAGATGCTCCAGGCCCTGGCCGAGGTCGTGGGTGACTTGCCGACGATCAGCTATGGCCCGGCGCGCTCCGGCGACATTCGTCATTCGCGGGCCGATAACCGTCGGTTGCTGGAGCGTTTCCAATTGCCAGCGCAGACGCCAATGAGCGTCGGGCTGGCGCGGTTGCTGGGGCGCTGA
- a CDS encoding OmpW/AlkL family protein — protein sequence MNKSLLSASLVALALAAPLAQAHTAGDIIVRAGAITVNPDADSSSVKVDRGPLAGTDLGGKATMSSDTQLGLNFAYMLTNNWGIELLAASPFEHDVKIKGTALGAANNKLGTLKHLPPTLSVVYYPLDAKSAFQPYVGAGINYTWIYDEHVGSEASANGFSNFRAKNSWGMAWQVGADYMLTDNIMINGQVRYIDIDTTAYVDNNAVAGGTRAKVDVDVDPFVYMVGLGYKF from the coding sequence ATGAACAAGTCTTTGCTCAGCGCTTCCCTCGTTGCCCTCGCGCTCGCTGCCCCGCTCGCCCAGGCCCATACCGCCGGCGATATCATCGTTCGCGCGGGCGCCATCACCGTCAATCCGGATGCCGACAGCTCCAGCGTCAAGGTCGACCGTGGCCCGCTGGCCGGCACTGACCTGGGCGGTAAGGCAACCATGAGCAGCGACACTCAGTTGGGCCTGAACTTCGCCTACATGCTCACCAACAACTGGGGTATCGAATTGCTGGCGGCCTCGCCATTCGAGCACGACGTCAAAATCAAAGGCACCGCCTTGGGCGCGGCCAATAACAAGCTCGGCACCCTCAAGCATCTGCCGCCAACCCTGAGCGTGGTTTACTACCCGCTCGACGCCAAGTCGGCCTTCCAGCCTTACGTCGGCGCTGGCATCAACTACACCTGGATCTACGATGAACACGTCGGCAGCGAAGCCAGCGCCAACGGCTTCAGCAATTTCCGGGCGAAAAACAGCTGGGGCATGGCGTGGCAAGTCGGCGCCGACTACATGCTGACCGATAACATCATGATCAACGGCCAGGTTCGCTACATCGACATCGACACCACCGCCTATGTCGACAACAACGCCGTGGCCGGCGGCACCCGGGCCAAGGTAGACGTCGACGTGGACCCGTTCGTCTACATGGTGGGCTTGGGCTACAAGTTCTAA
- a CDS encoding DUF3299 domain-containing protein produces MPRALLALLLLVALPLWAAEPRDLAWSEMIPPDAPPEVPNMTPLHDLSKMSDALAAESAPAAKQDLPNAPVVKTLDGQQIRLPGYIVPLEVSEEGRTTDFLLVPYFGACIHVPPPPSNQIVHVKSEVGVKLDELYQPYWVEGPMQVKPSSSELADAGYQMEAEKIYVYELPE; encoded by the coding sequence ATGCCCCGCGCCCTGCTTGCGCTGTTGTTGCTGGTCGCCCTGCCGCTGTGGGCGGCCGAACCGAGGGATTTGGCCTGGTCGGAAATGATCCCACCGGACGCGCCGCCGGAAGTGCCGAACATGACACCCCTGCACGACCTGTCGAAGATGAGCGATGCCCTGGCGGCCGAATCCGCGCCTGCGGCCAAGCAAGACCTGCCCAACGCCCCGGTGGTCAAGACGCTGGACGGCCAGCAGATTCGCTTGCCGGGTTATATCGTGCCGCTGGAAGTCAGCGAGGAAGGCCGCACCACCGACTTCCTGCTGGTGCCGTATTTCGGCGCCTGCATCCACGTGCCGCCACCGCCGTCGAACCAGATCGTGCATGTGAAAAGCGAGGTCGGGGTCAAGCTCGACGAGTTGTACCAGCCGTATTGGGTCGAAGGGCCGATGCAGGTCAAGCCGTCCAGCAGTGAACTGGCCGATGCCGGATATCAGATGGAGGCCGAGAAAATCTATGTGTATGAGCTGCCGGAGTGA
- a CDS encoding ABC transporter permease, with the protein MYLFRLAMASLANRRFTAILTAFAIALSVCLLLAVERVRTEARASFASTISGTDLIVGARSGSVNLLLYSVFRIGNATNNIRWDSFEHFANNPKVKWAIPMSLGDSHRGYRVMGTTEAYFEHYQYGRQQHLALADGRAFATDPFEVVLGAEVAEALHYKLGDKLVLAHGVAAISLVKHDDKPFTVVGILKRTGTPVDRTLHISLGGMEAIHIDWKNGVPAQGNGRISADQARNMDLTPQAITAFMLGLNSKISTFALQREINEFRGEPLLAILPGVALQELWSLMGTAEKALFVISLFVVLTGLIGMLTAILTSLNERRREMAILRSVGARPWHIASLLVLEAFALALAGVVAGLALLYVGIAAAQGYVQSAYGLYLPLSWPSEYEWTLLAGILVAALLMGSVPAWRAYRQSLADGLSIRL; encoded by the coding sequence ATGTACTTGTTCCGTCTAGCCATGGCCAGCCTGGCTAACCGCCGCTTCACCGCGATCCTGACCGCGTTCGCCATCGCCCTTTCGGTGTGCCTGCTGCTGGCGGTGGAGCGGGTGCGCACCGAGGCGCGGGCCAGTTTCGCCAGCACCATCAGTGGCACCGACCTGATCGTCGGCGCTCGCTCAGGCTCGGTGAACCTGCTGTTGTACTCGGTGTTTCGCATCGGCAACGCCACCAACAACATCCGCTGGGACAGCTTCGAACACTTCGCCAACAACCCGAAAGTAAAATGGGCGATCCCCATGTCCCTCGGCGACTCCCATCGCGGCTACCGAGTGATGGGCACCACCGAAGCCTACTTCGAGCACTACCAGTACGGCCGCCAGCAACACCTGGCGCTGGCGGATGGCCGGGCGTTCGCCACCGATCCATTCGAAGTCGTGCTCGGCGCCGAAGTGGCCGAAGCGTTGCACTACAAGCTCGGCGACAAACTGGTGTTGGCCCATGGCGTGGCGGCGATCAGCCTGGTCAAGCATGACGACAAGCCCTTCACCGTGGTCGGGATTCTCAAGCGCACCGGCACCCCAGTGGACCGCACGCTGCACATCAGCCTCGGCGGCATGGAGGCGATCCACATTGACTGGAAAAACGGCGTGCCGGCCCAGGGCAATGGGCGCATCAGCGCCGACCAGGCCCGCAACATGGACCTCACGCCCCAGGCGATCACTGCGTTCATGCTTGGCCTCAACAGCAAGATTTCAACCTTTGCCCTGCAGCGCGAGATCAATGAATTCCGTGGCGAACCGCTGCTGGCCATCCTGCCCGGCGTGGCACTCCAGGAACTCTGGAGCCTGATGGGCACGGCCGAAAAAGCCTTGTTCGTGATTTCGTTGTTCGTCGTGCTGACCGGGTTGATTGGCATGCTCACGGCGATCCTCACCAGCCTCAACGAGCGTCGTCGGGAGATGGCGATCCTGCGCTCGGTGGGCGCGCGGCCGTGGCACATCGCAAGCCTGCTGGTGCTCGAAGCCTTTGCCCTGGCGTTGGCCGGGGTGGTCGCCGGGCTGGCGCTGCTTTACGTTGGCATTGCCGCCGCCCAGGGTTACGTGCAGTCGGCCTATGGCTTGTACCTGCCATTGAGTTGGCCGAGCGAGTATGAATGGACGCTGCTGGCTGGCATTCTGGTCGCCGCCCTGCTGATGGGCAGCGTGCCGGCCTGGCGCGCCTATCGCCAATCGCTGGCCGATGGCCTGTCGATCCGTTTATGA
- a CDS encoding ABC transporter ATP-binding protein: MTQALIQLSDLGFSWPGHPLLLDIPAFRLEAGETLFLKGPSGSGKTTLLGLLGGVQTPDRGSIRLLGQELTELGAGSRDRFRVDHTGYIFQQFNLLPFLSVRENVELPCHFSKLRAQRAIQRHGSVDQAAATLLAHLGLSDSSLLERRADSLSIGQQQRVAAARALIGQPELVIADEPTSALDYDARENFLRLLFAECREAGSSLLFVSHDQSLAPLFDRNLSLADLNRAATPLEV; this comes from the coding sequence ATGACCCAAGCACTCATCCAACTGTCCGACCTGGGCTTCAGCTGGCCCGGGCATCCGCTGTTGCTGGATATTCCGGCGTTTCGCCTGGAAGCCGGCGAAACCTTGTTCCTGAAAGGTCCCAGCGGCAGCGGGAAAACGACGCTGCTGGGCCTGCTGGGCGGCGTGCAGACGCCGGATCGCGGCAGTATCCGCCTGCTCGGCCAGGAACTCACCGAACTGGGCGCCGGCAGTCGCGACCGCTTTCGCGTGGATCACACCGGCTACATTTTCCAGCAGTTCAACCTGCTGCCGTTTCTCTCGGTGCGCGAGAACGTCGAGTTGCCTTGCCACTTTTCCAAGCTGCGTGCGCAACGTGCCATCCAGCGCCACGGCAGTGTCGACCAGGCCGCCGCCACGCTGCTGGCCCACCTTGGGCTGTCCGACTCGAGCCTGCTGGAGCGCCGCGCCGATTCCCTGTCCATCGGCCAGCAACAACGGGTCGCCGCCGCCCGCGCCTTGATCGGCCAACCGGAACTGGTGATCGCCGACGAACCGACGTCAGCGCTTGACTACGATGCCCGGGAAAATTTCCTGCGGTTGCTCTTCGCCGAATGCCGCGAAGCCGGGTCAAGCCTGTTGTTCGTCAGCCATGACCAGAGCCTGGCGCCGCTGTTCGACCGCAATCTGTCGCTGGCCGATCTCAATCGCGCCGCCACGCCACTCGAGGTCTGA
- a CDS encoding DUF2796 domain-containing protein, translating into MRRLLLALPFALLPLAVAHAAVEHDHDHDHEHGSLSAHEHGVARLNAALDGQTLELELESPAMNLVGFEHAATSDADKAKVAAARAKLEKPLALFNLPAAAKCTVAQQELESPLFGDEPDHEDHDEDADGDEHHGEHSEIHAHYQFTCAAPGALKNLDLATLFKSFPATQKIQVQLISPSGQQGVEVTAKAPALKF; encoded by the coding sequence ATGCGTCGTCTGCTTCTCGCTTTGCCGTTCGCCCTGCTGCCGCTGGCTGTCGCTCATGCGGCTGTCGAGCATGATCACGACCATGACCATGAACACGGCAGCCTAAGCGCCCATGAACACGGCGTCGCTCGGCTGAACGCCGCGCTGGATGGCCAGACCCTTGAATTGGAACTGGAAAGCCCAGCGATGAACCTGGTGGGCTTTGAACACGCCGCCACCAGCGATGCCGACAAAGCCAAGGTCGCCGCCGCGCGGGCGAAGCTGGAAAAACCCCTGGCGCTGTTCAACCTGCCGGCCGCCGCCAAGTGCACCGTGGCCCAGCAAGAGCTGGAAAGCCCGTTGTTCGGCGACGAGCCGGACCACGAAGACCACGACGAAGACGCCGATGGCGACGAGCACCACGGCGAACACAGTGAGATCCACGCGCACTACCAGTTCACCTGCGCAGCGCCTGGCGCGTTGAAGAACCTGGACTTGGCGACCCTGTTCAAAAGCTTCCCCGCGACCCAGAAAATCCAGGTACAGCTGATCAGCCCGAGCGGCCAGCAAGGCGTTGAGGTCACGGCCAAGGCGCCAGCCCTGAAATTCTGA
- the trxA gene encoding thioredoxin, with the protein MTQDTPYIFDATTADFDQSVIANSFHKPVLVDFWAEWCAPCKALMPMLQGIAESYQGELLLAKVNCDAEQDIVARFGIRSLPTVVLFKDGQPVDGFAGAQPESAVRALLEPHVQMPPPAAADPFEQAQALFDEGRFADAEAVLKVLLGEDNTNAKALILYARCLTERGELGEAQTVLDAVKSDEHKAALAGAKAQIQFLGLAKDLPDAADLKARLAKDPQDDEATYQLAIQQLARQQYEPALDALLKLFVRNRSYSEGLPHKTLLQVFELLGNDHPLVTTYRRKLFAALY; encoded by the coding sequence CACGCCCTACATTTTCGACGCCACTACCGCCGATTTCGACCAGTCGGTGATCGCCAACTCCTTCCACAAACCGGTGCTGGTGGATTTCTGGGCCGAGTGGTGCGCACCGTGCAAGGCGTTGATGCCAATGCTGCAAGGCATCGCCGAGAGTTATCAGGGCGAATTGCTGCTGGCCAAGGTCAATTGCGACGCCGAGCAAGACATCGTCGCCCGCTTCGGCATTCGCAGCCTGCCGACGGTGGTGCTGTTCAAGGACGGCCAACCGGTCGACGGTTTTGCCGGGGCCCAACCGGAATCGGCGGTGCGAGCGCTGCTCGAGCCGCATGTGCAGATGCCGCCTCCGGCCGCCGCCGACCCGTTCGAACAGGCTCAGGCACTGTTCGACGAGGGCCGTTTCGCCGATGCCGAAGCCGTGCTGAAGGTGCTGCTGGGCGAAGACAATACCAACGCCAAGGCGCTGATCCTCTACGCGCGCTGCCTGACCGAGCGCGGCGAGTTGGGTGAGGCACAGACTGTCCTGGACGCTGTGAAAAGCGATGAGCACAAGGCGGCCCTGGCCGGCGCCAAGGCACAGATCCAATTCCTCGGCCTGGCCAAGGATCTACCGGACGCCGCTGACCTCAAGGCGCGCCTGGCGAAAGATCCGCAGGACGACGAAGCGACCTATCAACTGGCAATCCAACAACTGGCGCGCCAGCAGTACGAACCGGCGCTCGATGCGCTGCTCAAGCTGTTCGTCCGCAATCGCAGCTACAGCGAAGGCCTGCCTCACAAGACCTTGCTGCAGGTGTTCGAGCTGCTGGGCAATGACCACCCGCTGGTAACGACCTATCGCCGCAAGCTGTTCGCCGCGCTTTACTGA